One region of Gemmobacter fulvus genomic DNA includes:
- a CDS encoding HU family DNA-binding protein, whose product MSVKPMTKSQLLAALAERAGIERKDADRFLDVLAERVVLELREGRPLMIPGIGKLNVRETPARTMRNPATGEPIEKPAGRALRMSVAKALKDAVN is encoded by the coding sequence ATGAGCGTGAAGCCGATGACGAAGAGCCAGTTGCTGGCGGCTCTTGCAGAACGTGCCGGGATCGAACGGAAGGACGCTGACAGGTTTCTGGATGTCCTGGCGGAGAGGGTTGTCCTCGAACTCCGGGAGGGTCGTCCCCTCATGATCCCCGGTATCGGCAAGCTGAATGTCCGCGAGACCCCGGCCCGCACGATGAGAAACCCGGCAACCGGCGAGCCGATTGAAAAGCCCGCAGGGCGTGCGCTCAGGATGTCCGTGGCGAAGGCGCTGAAGGATGCCGTGAACTGA